DNA sequence from the Cottoperca gobio chromosome 2, fCotGob3.1, whole genome shotgun sequence genome:
ttaaaaagaccaaaacgTTGTTGGACTTCTGCACAAAGTCATCGAGTGAGATGCATTCAgggttgtttttattaaagaagCAGTACATCCTGTAGGAACCACAACACAAACCTCCTCCTGTAGTTTTCATGCTTTCCAGTTGACCTTAAATCATGAAAACTACACGCTGGAGTGTGTTGTACGGGTTAATGTTCTTGAGATGTCAGCGATGGATGCTTTGTGTGTCAGTCTTGTAATTCTCTGTACTGATACATCAGCCCATGATCTCCAAAGGTGTCGTAGCTCTCATGGCTGAGCAGTGAGGGCCAGTCCGGCTCGTACGTCGTCGTGCTGTACACAAACGCTTCTATGATGCTCCCCGCTGCCGGCTCCTCTCCGTCTGGCTTCCCCGCCCACTCCTTCACCTCCAGTTTGACCTCAGCCCGCTGGTACATTCTGGGAATGTCTTCAAAGACATCCAGGAACTTCAGCATCTTGTCGTCCACTTTATAGAGCTCTCCTCGGACTCGGTGTCCCTGGCCGGGGATGTTGAGGAGGAAAGGGATGTTGTACTTGCCGGCGATCACCAGCGGGTATTTCTGTGTGGTGCAGGCCGAGGCGAGGAACTCCGCCTTACCATTGGCGAGCTCGAACATACGGTAGTAGTTGGGCTGCCCCTTCTTCAGGGTGCCATAGACGAAGACACGAGCCATGTGGACGCAGGAGGGCAGACACctgtaaaacaatacaatatatgatGCACTAAACAACATAAGAAAGAGATTTTAAAAGATCTCCCTGTTGGCTCTGATCAGATTACTCCGGTGTTTCAGATGCAGACGTGTCTCTGTGACCTGAAGGCCTGCTTTTATTGAAGCTCTTTGGACTTTGTCAGGGCAAAGTACATCAGCTCAATGATTAGAAATCATCTCTGAAACACACTGTGGGTTTaatattacaacacacacacacaaaggttaTTCAACAACACAGTTtgtggaggagaagagacgCAGTACACACCAGTCGTGGCAGAAGTACTCTGACCTTTTACCTAAAAGTATTAATatcacagtgtagaaatactaccAGCATTTACTACAATTAAAGTCCCAGAGTAGCACCAAAAGTATTCAAATGGCCCATTTCactataatatcatataattggattataattattgatttatttaagcTTCCTGAGGGTGCTACAGAGGAGCAGACCGaacaagaagctgctggtgtcctTCTGCTGTCATACTCCATCTCTATGTGGTCTGCTGGATGTTCAGCTGCGGACAAGAACGCCCTGCAGAGAGTGATAAGGATGGCTGCCCCCCTGCcctctctggaacacatctccacctcccgctgcctcagcagagcaaacacaatactaaaggacagctctcacccaggtcacagactgctctctctcctgcctcctggGAGAAGATACAGGAGCTTCAAATCACAGACAGTATGTGCCCCTGGGCCGTCAGGCTGCTGAACCACCACACCTGATGCAATAACCATCTTCACACATATACTCACTCtgaatgcacttttaaaaagtattaactatttatatatcaatatatttgtTGCACACTGGGTGTGgcactctgaatctcgttgtattttttgtataatgacaataaaaggctttaacttttaactttaaTCTGAATATGCAACTTCAGCTGTAGTcgagtaaaaagtacagtatttcCCTCTGGAATAGTAAAGTACATCAAGATATAGCTTACATTAAAGTACATGAGtgacagacaacagacacacCTGACAGCCTGACACCACCGTGCAATAGTTATTAACTTTGTAGACGTGTAAACGGGACATACCtgttttacaataaaagcatatttatatatatatatatatataatgtataatgtagcaTTAAACTGAAGGTCTTACCAGGAATGT
Encoded proteins:
- the LOC115018868 gene encoding gamma-glutamylaminecyclotransferase B-like, producing MARVFVYGTLKKGQPNYYRMFELANGKAEFLASACTTQKYPLVIAGKYNIPFLLNIPGQGHRVRGELYKVDDKMLKFLDVFEDIPRMYQRAEVKLEVKEWAGKPDGEEPAAGSIIEAFVYSTTTYEPDWPSLLSHESYDTFGDHGLMYQYRELQD